A genomic region of Raphanus sativus cultivar WK10039 chromosome 6, ASM80110v3, whole genome shotgun sequence contains the following coding sequences:
- the LOC108810126 gene encoding putative galacturonosyltransferase 2 — protein sequence MARRVENQGRNRFSDFFLCSLPVAITMAFLYVLVTSFIFGFYTPDVPSSFDKESNLIGKDLGWREKAALESFPSLFSKEMLDALNGTTSDSNPLSIEAIRKKEPSLSWRVEEEVESHASSEDEMVNNFGHETWTKEGGGQVLNDTPEKLYQRRMRQERREKRGKELMNKENLPALEKAAIQRSMSIDSVAIGNYSIWRNDYRKGKNFEDLLRLRQDQIIMVRVYTSLAKMSNNLALHKELETHLAKIEEEEESTNIDQEQRVLDTIRDMGQLLARAKKHLYNCNLVTNKLRAMLQTAEEELVSTQTHVTFLNQLASKSVPDAIHCLTMTLNLEYSLLPAPMRHFQRTENLENPDLHHYALFSDNVLAASVVVNSTVTNAEDPSLHVFHLVTDKLNFGAMSMWFLLNPPGEATIQVQRFEDFSWLNSSYSPVLRQLESEGMKKFYFKTERSESAESGAENLKYRYPKYLSMLNHLRFYIPKIFPKLDKILFLDDDVVVQKDLAPLWEVDLKGKVNGAVETCGASFHRLKSYLNFSDRRVSERFDREYCGWAYGMNIFDLKEWRKHNITETYHFWQNLNENRTLWKLGTLPPGLITFYDLTQPLQKKWHLLGLGYNREIDAKKIERSAVIHFNGHSKPWTELGISKYQPYWMKYIDLDHPYISSCRLFE from the exons ATGGCGAGGAGAGTGGAGAATCAGGGAAGGAACAGGTTCAGTGACTTCTTCCTATGTTCGCTCCCAGTGGCAATCACCATGGCGTTTCTCTACGTTCTCGTTACCTCCTTCATCTTCGGCTTCTACACTCCTGACGTCCCTTCATCCTTTG ATAAAGAGAGTAACTTGATCGGCAAG GATCTTGGCTGGAGAGAAAAGGCAGCTCTTGAATCGTTTCCATCTCTTTTCTCTAAAGAG ATGCTTGATGCTCTCAATGGTACTACATCTGATTCGAATCCTCTGAGCATCGAAGCAATCAGGAAGAAAGAACCTTCTTTGTCATGGAGAGTAGAGGAGGAAGTTGAGAGTCATGCTTCTTCTGAG GATGAAATGGTTAATAACTTCGGTCACGAGACCTGGACAAAAGAAGGAGGAGGCCAAGTGTTGAACGATACACCAGAGAAGTTATATCAAAGG AGGATGAGACAGGAAAGAAGAGAGAAACGTGGAAAAGAGCTGATGAATAAAGAGAATCTGCCAGCGCTTGAGAAGGCAGCAATCCAACGTTCCATGTCCATCGATTCAGTAGCAATAGGGAACTACAGCATCTGGAGAAACGATTACCGCAAGGGCAAGAACTTTGAAGACCTGTTACGTCTGAGGCAAGATCAAATCATCATGGTGCGAGTTTACACTAGCCTTGCTAAAATGTCTAACAACCTCGCCTTGCACAAAGAACTAGAAACACATCTAGCTAagatagaggaagaagaagaatcaaccAATATTGATCAAGAACAGAG AGTTCTTGATACCATCAGAGACATGGGACAGCTTTTAGCCAGAGCGAAGAAGCATCTATATAATTGCAACTTGGTGACGAATAAGCTGAGAGCAATGCTACAAACAGCTGAAGAAGAACTCGTCTCAACGCAAACTCACGTCACTTTCTTGAATCAGCTTGCTTCCAAATCAGTACCAGACGCTATCCACTGCTTGACAATGACCTTGAACCTAGAGTACTCTCTCCTCCCTGCTCCCATGAGACACTTCCAAAGAACAGAGAACTTGGAGAATCCTGATCTCCACCACTACGCTCTCTTCTCTGATAACGTATTAGCCGCATCGGTAGTCGTCAACTCAACAGTCACCAACGCAGAGGATCCTTCGCTCCATGTGTTCCACCTAGTGACTGATAAGCTCAACTTCGGAGCGATGAGTATGTGGTTTCTGCTAAACCCTCCAGGAGAAGCGACCATACAAGTCCAACGGTTCGAGGATTTCTCCTGGCTCAACTCGTCTTACTCGCCGGTACTGAGACAGCTCGAGTCAGAGGGCATGAAGAAGTTTTACTTCAAGACAGAGAGGTCAGAGTCAGCCGAGTCAGGAGCAGAGAATCTCAAGTACCGGTACCCTAAGTACCTCTCCATGCTCAACCACCTGAGGTTCTACATCCCCAAGATCTTCCCGAAGCTGGATAAGATCCTGTTTCTCGACGACGACGTGGTTGTTCAGAAGGACTTGGCTCCCTTGTGGGAGGTTGATTTGAAAGGGAAAGTGAACGGTGCGGTGGAGACGTGCGGCGCAAGTTTCCATCGGTTGAAGAGTTATTTGAATTTCAGCGATAGGCGAGTTTCGGAGAGATTTGATCGGGAGTACTGCGGGTGGGCTTATGGGATGAACATCTTTGATCTTAAAGAGTGGAGGAAGCACAACATTACAGAGACTTATCACTTTTGGCAGAACCTG AATGAGAACAGGACGCTGTGGAAACTTGGGACATTGCCGCCAGGGCTCATAACGTTCTATGATCTGACTCAACCGCTTCAGAAGAAATGGCACTTGCTTGGATTGGGTTATAACAGAGAGATCGATGCTAAGAAGATTGAGAGATCAGCTGTTATACATTTCAATGGACACTCGAAGCCATGGACAGAGCTGGGGATAAGCAAGTATCAGCCGTATTGGATGAAGTACATCGATTTGGATCATCCTTACATCTCTAGTTGCAGGCTGTTCGagtaa
- the LOC108812181 gene encoding uncharacterized protein LOC108812181, which produces MSAADGIFRSIFEGCISGLDSAIERRPYHKNCDCALHDGAKKSQNQRRKPCRRHGSSESISFPIRRSWSEGNILAMSFPAASSSSSSNLQSLSSSSSLATLADLPAETAAPVDPRRSRQLGWTIDEGDD; this is translated from the coding sequence ATGTCCGCCGCCGACGGAATATTCCGCAGCATCTTCGAAGGCTGCATCTCCGGCCTCGATTCCGCCATCGAGAGGCGTCCTTACCACAAAAACTGCGACTGCGCGCTCCACGACGGCGCCAAGAAAAGTCAAAACCAGCGGCGGAAGCCTTGCCGCCGCCACGGAAGCTCGGAGAGCATCTCGTTCCCGATCCGCAGGTCGTGGAGCGAAGGCAACATCCTGGCTATGAGTTTCCCGGCGgcttcttcgtcttcctcttcGAATCTGCAGTCGctctcttcgtcttcttctctcGCGACCCTCGCCGATTTGCCGGCGGAGACGGCTGCGCCGGTTGATCCGAGGAGATCTCGTCAGCTGGGATGGACGATTGATGAAGGtgatgattga
- the LOC108810968 gene encoding mitochondrial inner membrane protein OXA1-like gives MEYLHPPVYSRVYCVQHVINAIHDLTGLNWSMSVVLTALLASGLMYPVSVHIQRQVWLLKNLRMRIQKVRRVIETYDGPIDLADLENKILETELRIKFGLCGLSYVLLCYLYLSIPMFCITGISYVAKITPELESGGILWFTDLSTMDNYFYVLPLVTALTFWFTSKVPTTILSRMKELPLYCIFFIVAQTALKFKPAVYFLLIAYKISLYTLHLMCRSKQIAKLSKSMGMPMPYVPVTAFDQERIMAGMITIMGVFIDEFTKKDKK, from the exons ATGGAATACTTACACCCCCCTGTGTACTCCCGTGTGTACTGCGTGCAGCATGTGATTAATGCAATCCATGACCTTACAGGCTTGAACTG GTCGATGTCCGTTGTTCTTACGGCTTTACTGGCGAGTGGACTCATGTATCCAGTTTCTGTGCACATTCAGAGACAAGTTTGGCTGTTAaaa aatttGCGTATGCGCATTCAAAAGGTGAGGAGAGTGATAGAGACATATGATGGTCCAATAGATCTGGCtgatttagaaaacaaaatattggaAACAGAGCTGAGAATAAA ATTTGGACTATGTGGCTTGTCTTATGTGCTACTATGCTATCTTTATCTATCCATCCCCATGTTCTGCATCACTGgg ATTAGTTACGTGGCTAAAATAACTCCGGAGCTTGAAAGCGGTGGAATCTTATGGTTCACTGATCTTTCAACTATGGACAACTACTTCTACGTTTTACCTCTAGTGACAGCCTTAACTTTCTGGTTCACATCTAAG GTCCCCACCACAATTTTATCAAGAATGAAGGAACTgcctttgtattgtattttcttCATCGTGGCCCAAACTGCATTAAAATTCAAACCG GCAGTGTACTTTTTGTTGATCGCATATAAAATATCTCTATACACATTACACCTGA TGTGTAGATCCAAGCAGATAGCAAAGTTAAGCAAGTCAATGGGGATGCCAATGCCATATGTTCCTGTAACGGCCTTTGATCAGGAGAGGATAATGGCGGGCATGATAACTATTATGGGCGTGTTTATTGACGAGTTTACGAAGAAAGACAAGAAGTGA